Proteins encoded in a region of the Veillonella parvula genome:
- a CDS encoding cation diffusion facilitator family transporter: MDILGARRSIEQKLLMQSVGLMALVAVSGTIMGIVTGSSAVLLDGVFSFVDVVIKIMMLMTAKLVARETSKRFQFGFWQFEPLVLAVEGFFILLIVIYALSSGITDLLSGGRHVDFGPAIFYAIFFTVADTAYYLYVRRINKSLQSNLIKFDNVSWYVDALLEAAILISFVVATMLESTEYARWATYIDPIVLIILAVQMIPSAFRIIVPSMKQILGWAPTSLHNEVQEIMDRFMEKYNFKDYVTSVQVYGNTRIIEIDILVPKSFPYQTIAEIDAIRNEIDQEIGGNPTEKWVTISFTGTRKWMAKDYLLDEEEDE; the protein is encoded by the coding sequence ATGGATATATTAGGGGCAAGGCGCTCCATTGAACAGAAACTGCTGATGCAATCCGTAGGGCTTATGGCTTTGGTGGCTGTGAGCGGTACGATAATGGGGATTGTAACGGGATCTAGTGCAGTGTTGTTAGATGGGGTATTCTCCTTCGTTGATGTTGTTATTAAGATTATGATGCTTATGACAGCTAAGTTAGTTGCTAGAGAAACGAGTAAGCGATTCCAATTCGGTTTTTGGCAATTTGAACCTCTGGTGCTCGCCGTGGAGGGCTTTTTTATTCTTCTCATAGTAATTTATGCCTTATCTAGTGGGATTACAGATCTTTTGTCTGGTGGACGTCACGTAGACTTCGGGCCAGCTATTTTCTATGCTATATTCTTTACTGTTGCGGATACTGCTTACTATCTTTATGTACGTCGTATTAATAAAAGTTTGCAGTCTAACTTGATTAAATTTGATAATGTAAGCTGGTATGTCGATGCTTTGTTAGAAGCGGCTATCTTGATTAGTTTCGTTGTAGCTACTATGCTAGAAAGTACTGAATATGCTAGATGGGCTACTTATATTGACCCTATTGTATTAATTATTTTAGCGGTACAGATGATACCCTCTGCATTTCGTATCATTGTGCCATCCATGAAACAAATATTAGGATGGGCACCAACTTCATTGCATAATGAAGTGCAAGAAATTATGGATCGATTTATGGAAAAGTATAATTTTAAAGATTATGTGACGAGCGTGCAAGTATATGGCAATACTCGAATCATTGAAATTGATATTTTAGTTCCTAAAAGTTTTCCATATCAAACCATTGCTGAAATTGATGCTATTCGCAATGAAATTGACCAAGAAATCGGCGGTAACCCAACGGAAAAATGGGTGACCATTTCTTTTACAGGCACGCGTAAATGGATGGCAAAAGATTATTTGCTAGATGAAGAAGAGGATGAATAA
- the murA gene encoding UDP-N-acetylglucosamine 1-carboxyvinyltransferase produces MEKLIIQGGNRLEGRVRVSSAKNAVLPIIAGTLLASTPSKLLEIPNLEDVGTICQVIESLGVKITRNNADGEIVFDASTLTATEAPYELVRKMRASFLVMGPLLARKGEAKISMPGGCAIGARPIDLHLKAFEALGAKIEITEDYVYAHAPEGLKGTQIYLDFPSVGATENVIMAASMAEGKTVIENAAEEPEIVDLATFLNAMGANIRGAGTNVIRIEGVPQLHGAIHTVIPDRIEAGTYLIAAAMAGGDVFVENALPEHLKPVVAKLKEAGVTVEEEIDGIRVISSGKGIKAVDIKTLPYPGFPTDMQAQFMALTTIAEGTSTVTETVFENRFMHVAELRKMGAHIDIDNRQAIVEGMPSLHGAIVNATDLRAGAALVCAALTAEGRTEVGRLHHIDRGYDDFVGKLQRLGADIVRVDE; encoded by the coding sequence TTGGAAAAGTTAATCATTCAAGGTGGCAATCGATTGGAAGGACGTGTACGTGTTAGTAGTGCTAAAAATGCAGTACTCCCTATTATTGCCGGTACTTTGCTAGCATCAACGCCTAGTAAATTGCTTGAAATTCCAAATTTAGAAGATGTAGGCACGATTTGCCAAGTTATCGAGTCTTTGGGGGTTAAAATCACTCGTAATAATGCAGATGGTGAAATTGTTTTCGATGCTTCTACATTGACTGCTACGGAAGCTCCTTATGAACTTGTGCGTAAAATGCGTGCATCCTTTCTTGTCATGGGTCCACTTTTGGCTCGTAAAGGGGAGGCTAAAATCTCAATGCCTGGTGGATGTGCTATCGGTGCACGTCCCATTGATCTTCATTTAAAAGCATTTGAAGCATTAGGTGCAAAAATTGAAATTACTGAAGATTATGTATATGCTCATGCTCCGGAAGGACTTAAAGGGACTCAAATTTATTTGGATTTCCCAAGTGTGGGGGCTACAGAGAATGTAATTATGGCTGCTTCTATGGCGGAAGGTAAAACCGTTATCGAAAATGCTGCAGAAGAGCCTGAAATTGTTGATTTAGCTACATTCTTAAATGCTATGGGAGCTAATATTCGCGGAGCTGGTACAAATGTGATTCGTATTGAAGGTGTACCTCAATTACACGGTGCTATTCATACAGTTATTCCTGATCGCATTGAAGCTGGTACATATTTAATCGCTGCTGCTATGGCAGGTGGTGATGTATTCGTAGAAAATGCATTGCCAGAACATCTAAAACCAGTAGTGGCTAAATTAAAGGAAGCTGGTGTAACAGTAGAGGAAGAAATCGACGGCATTCGCGTTATCAGTAGTGGTAAAGGCATTAAAGCTGTCGATATTAAAACCTTGCCATACCCTGGATTCCCAACAGATATGCAAGCTCAATTCATGGCTCTTACCACGATTGCGGAAGGCACTAGTACAGTAACAGAAACTGTATTTGAAAATCGTTTTATGCATGTTGCTGAACTTCGTAAAATGGGGGCGCATATTGACATCGATAATCGTCAAGCTATTGTCGAAGGTATGCCAAGCTTACACGGGGCTATAGTGAATGCTACTGACCTGCGTGCTGGAGCGGCGCTGGTATGCGCTGCATTGACTGCGGAAGGTAGAACAGAAGTCGGTCGTTTACATCATATTGACCGAGGTTATGATGATTTTGTAGGTAAATTGCAAAGGTTAGGTGCTGATATTGTTCGGGTTGACGAATAA
- a CDS encoding phosphodiester glycosidase family protein, translated as MKRYLYMTFAVLGLLGSTVPHAEAGNLTGVRVSNHEGTSRIVLDVSEMPVSWTQSYNEETHALTLNLGGTTNGLTGPISQNDKKTGVLKGIGLQPVNGALRVTLTANKDVQHHEFALEKPSRIVVDLFSGYAQQTTKDVNKSVTYSKINNTVAEGKIQAFALTVDNDSPMVVAHVPEGKPLSSVTQAHTAIIGAKVKGGSFERPYSVASDGAIDLERISNRGTLRYTPNRGYFIEEKKPLLQAKTKNESFVITSVDTVRKENALTLYTSTYGPSTKTNEYGYEVTVANGKVISKQKGNSKIGENQYVLSGHGESGNALRKLKVGTPITIQNREELAQVSTTGGASLEVGTMVMKGGRYVGADESNNKGRSFIGTTKEHDLVVLTVDKSELQSVGVTQKEGAQLLSKLGVVDGAELSNQGSIDIVINDDYVHKSSAPMSYEDIVIIK; from the coding sequence ATGAAACGATATCTGTATATGACTTTTGCTGTTTTAGGTCTACTGGGTAGTACCGTTCCTCATGCTGAGGCAGGTAATTTAACAGGGGTGCGTGTATCTAATCATGAAGGTACAAGCCGAATTGTTTTAGATGTATCTGAAATGCCTGTATCTTGGACTCAATCCTATAATGAAGAAACACATGCTCTTACATTGAACTTGGGGGGCACTACAAATGGTTTAACTGGCCCCATATCACAAAATGATAAAAAAACGGGAGTTCTTAAAGGCATTGGCTTACAACCGGTTAATGGGGCCTTACGAGTAACATTAACAGCGAATAAGGATGTACAACATCATGAGTTTGCATTAGAAAAGCCTTCGCGTATAGTAGTGGATTTATTTTCTGGCTATGCGCAACAGACTACAAAAGATGTAAATAAATCTGTAACGTATAGCAAAATTAATAACACCGTAGCTGAAGGGAAAATTCAAGCCTTTGCATTGACCGTAGATAATGATTCACCTATGGTGGTGGCGCATGTTCCAGAAGGTAAACCATTATCTTCTGTCACTCAAGCTCATACAGCTATCATTGGAGCAAAGGTAAAAGGGGGCAGTTTTGAACGACCTTACTCAGTGGCGAGTGATGGAGCTATTGATTTAGAGCGTATTTCCAATCGTGGTACGTTACGATATACGCCTAATAGAGGATACTTTATAGAAGAGAAAAAACCTTTGCTTCAAGCTAAAACAAAGAATGAGAGTTTTGTAATCACCTCCGTTGATACGGTTCGTAAAGAGAACGCTTTGACCCTTTATACGTCAACTTATGGTCCTTCTACAAAGACCAATGAATATGGTTATGAAGTGACTGTAGCTAATGGCAAGGTTATTAGTAAACAAAAGGGAAATTCTAAAATTGGGGAAAATCAATACGTATTGTCTGGTCATGGCGAATCTGGAAATGCTTTACGTAAGTTAAAAGTTGGAACACCTATTACAATTCAAAATAGAGAAGAACTAGCTCAAGTTAGCACTACCGGTGGAGCTAGTTTAGAAGTGGGCACTATGGTGATGAAAGGTGGTCGCTATGTAGGAGCTGATGAATCTAATAACAAAGGTCGTAGCTTCATTGGAACTACAAAGGAACATGATTTAGTTGTGCTAACAGTTGATAAATCCGAACTTCAATCTGTAGGTGTGACTCAAAAAGAAGGAGCTCAGTTATTGTCTAAATTAGGTGTTGTTGATGGCGCTGAATTATCAAATCAAGGTAGCATTGATATAGTTATCAATGATGATTATGTACACAAATCTTCTGCACCTATGAGTTATGAAGATATAGTAATTATAAAATAG
- the glpX gene encoding class II fructose-bisphosphatase — MDRTLSLEFARVVEAAALRSGRLLGRGQKDAADGLAVDAMRQAFDSVRISGTVVIGEGEIDEAPMLYIGEHVGAGGPEVDIAVDPIEGTNLIAKGQNGAIAVMAIAEKGGLLHAPDMYMEKLCVGPRGAGAIDITKSLTENIKNVAAKMERNVDEITLVMLDRERHQGLMKEAREVGARIMLISDGDVNPAMECCIEGSGVHMVVGTGGAPEGVLAAAALKCVGGDMQARLKPETEEEIRRCHEMGIADVNQVLTLNDLVRTDDVIFAATAITRGNLLNPIQYFPGGARTHTIVMRSKTGTVRFLDTVHMDHKLKTLKAK, encoded by the coding sequence ATGGATCGTACATTATCTTTGGAATTTGCTCGTGTCGTTGAAGCCGCAGCTTTGCGTAGCGGTCGTTTGCTTGGCCGTGGGCAAAAGGATGCAGCCGATGGTCTTGCTGTAGATGCTATGCGTCAAGCGTTTGATTCTGTTCGCATTTCTGGTACTGTGGTTATCGGAGAAGGCGAAATTGATGAAGCTCCTATGCTTTATATCGGAGAACACGTAGGTGCTGGCGGACCAGAAGTAGATATCGCTGTTGATCCTATTGAAGGGACAAACTTGATTGCTAAAGGTCAAAATGGTGCTATTGCAGTTATGGCGATTGCAGAAAAAGGTGGCTTGTTACATGCACCGGATATGTACATGGAGAAACTTTGTGTTGGTCCTCGAGGTGCAGGTGCTATCGATATTACGAAATCTTTGACCGAAAATATCAAAAATGTAGCGGCTAAAATGGAACGTAATGTAGATGAAATCACGTTGGTTATGCTTGATCGTGAGCGTCATCAAGGCTTGATGAAAGAGGCTCGTGAAGTAGGGGCTCGTATTATGCTCATTTCTGATGGTGATGTTAATCCAGCTATGGAATGTTGTATCGAAGGTTCTGGGGTGCACATGGTTGTAGGTACTGGTGGTGCACCTGAAGGTGTATTAGCGGCTGCAGCCTTAAAATGTGTAGGCGGCGATATGCAAGCTCGCTTAAAACCAGAAACGGAAGAAGAAATTCGTCGTTGCCATGAAATGGGCATTGCCGATGTAAACCAAGTGCTCACATTAAATGATTTAGTTCGTACTGATGATGTTATTTTTGCGGCTACTGCCATTACACGTGGTAACTTATTAAATCCAATTCAATATTTCCCAGGTGGTGCGCGTACACATACTATTGTGATGCGGTCTAAAACTGGTACGGTTCGTTTCCTTGATACAGTGCATATGGATCATAAACTTAAAACATTAAAAGCTAAATAA
- the guaD gene encoding guanine deaminase, with product MNSVYIVKGNIIYTSRPAEFAVIPNGYMIVRDGRIAYCGESIPSEFESYPVEDYGDNLIIPGFVDTHAHAPQFCNRGLGMDKELLPWLETYTFPEEAKFSDLDYAKTVYSAFVNELWRYGTTRSILFGTIHKESTLLLMRLLSEAGLSAFVGKVNMDRNSPDYLIEDTDQSLHDTRVWLEEARQFGPLVRPIVTPRFVPSCTSRLMSGLGDLAVEYNVPIQSHLSENHGEIEWVHSLHPDSSSYTDVYCEHRLMGTVPTVMAHCIHLSDEEMERMHETKTMVAHCPYSNVNLSSGIAPIRKLLNHGISIALGSDISGGHDISMAKVLTEAVGLSKMKWAEVDASYASLTLPEAFYMATKGGGQFFGDVGSFETGYEFDALVIDDHELFDPNERSIEERLERWLYIGDDRHIVGRYVAGKLLDEPPMAM from the coding sequence CGTATCGCATATTGTGGTGAAAGTATTCCCTCCGAATTTGAGTCGTATCCGGTTGAGGACTACGGGGATAATTTAATTATTCCCGGATTTGTCGATACCCATGCTCATGCGCCTCAATTTTGCAATCGAGGCCTTGGCATGGATAAAGAATTGCTGCCTTGGCTTGAAACGTATACATTTCCGGAGGAGGCGAAGTTTTCGGATTTAGACTACGCAAAGACGGTATATAGCGCTTTTGTTAACGAATTATGGCGTTACGGTACAACGCGCAGTATTTTATTTGGCACTATTCATAAAGAAAGCACATTGCTATTGATGAGGTTGCTTTCAGAAGCCGGCCTATCCGCTTTTGTAGGCAAGGTTAATATGGATCGGAACAGTCCCGATTATCTGATTGAGGATACGGACCAGTCCTTACATGATACGAGAGTATGGCTTGAAGAGGCTCGACAGTTTGGACCGCTCGTACGACCTATTGTAACCCCTCGCTTTGTGCCATCCTGTACGAGCCGCCTGATGAGTGGTCTCGGAGATTTAGCGGTGGAGTATAATGTGCCAATTCAATCGCATTTATCTGAAAATCATGGTGAGATTGAATGGGTTCATTCACTTCATCCGGATTCCTCCAGTTATACGGATGTATACTGTGAACATCGTCTGATGGGTACAGTGCCGACGGTCATGGCTCATTGTATTCATCTGAGCGATGAAGAAATGGAGCGGATGCATGAAACGAAGACGATGGTGGCACACTGTCCGTATTCTAACGTGAATTTGTCCAGCGGCATTGCACCTATACGAAAATTATTGAATCATGGTATTTCCATTGCACTGGGATCAGACATTTCAGGAGGCCATGACATCAGTATGGCTAAGGTTTTGACCGAAGCCGTGGGTTTGTCAAAGATGAAGTGGGCCGAGGTGGATGCCAGCTATGCATCGCTTACATTACCGGAAGCTTTCTATATGGCGACTAAGGGAGGCGGACAATTCTTTGGTGACGTAGGTAGCTTTGAAACCGGCTATGAATTTGATGCTCTTGTTATCGATGATCATGAATTGTTTGATCCGAATGAACGGAGTATAGAGGAACGTCTGGAACGGTGGCTATATATAGGTGATGATCGCCATATTGTTGGGAGATATGTAGCCGGTAAATTGTTAGATGAGCCTCCGATGGCTATGTAG
- a CDS encoding rod shape-determining protein — MFGLTNKSTQPKQNKKKRSRRSKGPALYNEQQNLGAAKVENSKVSTTRKPLRRTKRKSTKLSNGVAKQANHLASNMRETMIKVTKMRRAERRSRETVAIAKTTPAMTLKRLVRPEQVGDFMSRLNRSLNFDLGIDLGTANILIFAKGKGLVLDEPAYIARDDKTGDILALGEAARSMVGRTPKGISVIRPVQAGVIADYDMTEFMLKYFIRSVVPASRLMKTRIIVCVPSGITPVEKRAILEALLRTGAKKTVLIEEPLAAAMGTGLNDAKHVGAMVVDVGGGTTDIAVLCDTGVVVSESLRIGGDSFNESIIRYIRRKKRLVIGPLTAEKIKISVGTVDRRAKERTIEVRGRDSSSGLPKMVAVNSLEIQRALEAQVMNVLEGVKSILEKTPPELVAAINDHGIILTGGGALIDGLDRVITRSIGIAAYLVESPRYAVIKGVAKALDEMSQLRDTLDELQ; from the coding sequence TTGTTCGGGTTGACGAATAAGAGTACACAGCCAAAACAAAATAAAAAGAAAAGAAGCCGGCGCTCTAAAGGGCCGGCTTTATACAACGAGCAACAGAACTTAGGTGCTGCAAAGGTTGAAAATTCGAAAGTGAGTACTACACGCAAACCATTGAGAAGGACAAAACGTAAGTCTACTAAGCTTTCAAATGGCGTGGCAAAGCAAGCTAATCATTTGGCCTCCAATATGCGTGAGACCATGATTAAAGTTACAAAAATGCGCCGTGCTGAACGACGTAGTCGTGAGACTGTAGCGATTGCTAAAACAACACCAGCCATGACATTAAAACGTTTAGTTCGACCTGAGCAAGTCGGAGATTTTATGAGTCGTTTAAATCGATCCTTAAACTTCGATTTGGGAATTGATTTAGGGACTGCAAATATCCTCATTTTTGCGAAGGGTAAAGGCTTGGTATTAGATGAACCTGCGTATATTGCACGGGATGATAAAACCGGTGATATTCTTGCTTTAGGTGAGGCTGCACGTTCTATGGTGGGCCGTACTCCAAAAGGGATTTCCGTCATCCGTCCAGTTCAAGCGGGCGTTATTGCAGATTATGATATGACAGAATTCATGTTGAAGTACTTTATTCGCTCCGTTGTACCTGCTTCTAGATTGATGAAGACGCGTATTATTGTATGTGTTCCGTCGGGCATTACACCAGTTGAAAAACGCGCTATTTTGGAAGCTTTACTCAGAACTGGTGCAAAAAAGACAGTCCTTATTGAAGAACCATTGGCTGCTGCTATGGGGACTGGCCTCAATGATGCTAAGCACGTAGGGGCGATGGTTGTCGATGTTGGCGGTGGCACTACGGATATTGCCGTTCTTTGTGATACGGGTGTAGTTGTAAGTGAATCACTTCGCATCGGTGGAGATTCTTTTAACGAATCTATTATTCGCTATATCCGTCGTAAGAAACGCTTGGTTATTGGTCCGCTAACAGCAGAGAAAATTAAAATTTCTGTAGGGACTGTGGATCGCCGTGCAAAGGAGCGCACGATTGAGGTACGAGGACGAGATTCAAGTTCTGGATTACCAAAGATGGTTGCGGTGAATTCTTTAGAGATTCAACGTGCTCTAGAAGCACAAGTGATGAATGTTTTGGAAGGCGTTAAGTCTATTCTAGAAAAAACTCCACCGGAACTTGTGGCCGCTATCAACGATCATGGCATAATTCTTACTGGTGGTGGCGCGCTCATCGATGGATTAGACCGTGTTATTACACGTTCTATTGGAATCGCGGCATACCTTGTAGAATCTCCAAGATATGCAGTGATTAAAGGTGTTGCAAAGGCTTTAGATGAAATGTCACAGCTTCGTGATACATTAGATGAGTTACAATAA
- a CDS encoding biotin/lipoyl-containing protein, with product MKRVALALAALGILSVSSVMAAPVSYQSVLTGKVASTVSVGTSVTEGQTLVTVETLAGPMAAAKSTVTGTVTAVNVTVGSDVSRDQIVVTVESK from the coding sequence ATGAAAAGAGTAGCGTTAGCTTTAGCTGCATTAGGCATTTTAAGTGTTAGCTCTGTAATGGCGGCCCCTGTATCATACCAAAGTGTATTAACAGGTAAAGTTGCTTCTACAGTTTCTGTTGGTACTTCTGTAACAGAAGGCCAAACATTGGTGACTGTAGAGACATTGGCTGGTCCTATGGCTGCTGCTAAATCTACTGTAACTGGTACTGTAACGGCGGTTAATGTTACAGTGGGTTCAGACGTTTCTCGTGATCAAATCGTTGTCACTGTAGAAAGTAAATAA
- the serS gene encoding serine--tRNA ligase, which yields MLDLKFVRENIDLVQQNLDNRHTKGDLKTFVSAYDERRQLIGRVEELKALRNSVTEEISKLKRNKENADEKIAEMKKVGDEIAEFDNRIREVETKLRDAALMLPNMCDASVPVGADEDENVEQRKWGEPRQFNFDVQAHWDLGESLDILDFNRAGKMSGARFTVYKGLGARLERALINFMVDLHVDKHGYTEMMTPYMVTRETLTGTGQLPKFAEDMYHVEGTEYFLIPTAEVTLTNYHGGEILSEEELPKYYTAFTACFRAEAGSAGRDTRGLIRQHQFNKVEMVKLAKPEDSFKELETLTDNAEEVLRLLELPFRVITLCTGDMGFGSAKTYDVEVWMPAQGKYREISSCSNMTDFQARRANIKFRRGPKGKPEFVHTLNGSGLAVGRTVAAILENYQQADGSVVIPKVLVPYMGGVEVISPAK from the coding sequence ATGTTAGATTTAAAATTTGTCCGTGAAAATATTGATTTAGTGCAACAAAATTTAGATAATCGTCATACAAAAGGCGATCTGAAAACCTTTGTATCCGCTTATGATGAACGTCGTCAATTGATCGGTCGAGTAGAAGAATTAAAAGCGCTTCGCAATTCTGTAACAGAAGAAATTAGCAAATTAAAACGCAACAAAGAAAATGCTGATGAAAAAATCGCAGAAATGAAAAAAGTAGGCGATGAGATTGCTGAGTTTGATAACCGTATTCGCGAAGTGGAAACAAAATTGCGCGATGCGGCATTGATGTTGCCAAATATGTGTGATGCATCTGTTCCTGTAGGGGCCGATGAAGATGAAAATGTGGAGCAACGCAAATGGGGCGAACCACGTCAATTTAATTTTGATGTACAGGCTCATTGGGATTTAGGTGAAAGCCTCGATATCCTTGATTTCAATCGTGCAGGCAAAATGAGTGGAGCTCGCTTTACTGTGTATAAGGGGTTAGGGGCTCGTTTGGAACGCGCTCTTATCAACTTCATGGTGGATCTTCATGTAGATAAACATGGCTATACTGAAATGATGACTCCATATATGGTAACACGTGAAACTTTGACGGGCACTGGGCAATTGCCTAAATTTGCTGAAGATATGTACCATGTAGAGGGAACGGAATATTTCTTGATTCCAACTGCTGAGGTTACATTGACTAATTATCACGGTGGTGAAATTTTGAGCGAAGAGGAATTGCCTAAATACTATACTGCATTCACCGCATGTTTCCGTGCTGAAGCGGGTTCCGCGGGGCGTGATACTCGTGGCCTTATTCGACAACATCAATTTAACAAAGTTGAAATGGTTAAATTAGCTAAACCAGAAGATTCTTTCAAAGAATTAGAAACATTAACAGATAATGCAGAAGAAGTATTGCGCTTATTAGAATTACCGTTCCGTGTTATCACTCTGTGCACAGGTGATATGGGCTTTGGTTCTGCTAAAACCTATGATGTAGAGGTGTGGATGCCTGCACAAGGCAAGTATAGAGAAATTTCCTCTTGCTCTAATATGACTGATTTCCAAGCTCGTCGTGCTAATATTAAATTCCGTCGTGGACCTAAGGGTAAACCGGAATTTGTTCATACATTAAATGGATCTGGCCTTGCAGTAGGGCGTACAGTAGCTGCTATCTTGGAAAACTATCAACAAGCCGATGGGTCCGTTGTAATTCCAAAAGTTCTCGTGCCATACATGGGTGGCGTTGAAGTGATTTCACCGGCTAAATAA
- the fsa gene encoding fructose-6-phosphate aldolase: MRFFIDTAEFDEIKEAYDFGFIDGVTTNPSLIVKAKRDLKQVISEIVNLVDGPVSAEVISSDAEGMVAEAHDLVKLGSNVVIKVPMTPEGLKAVAILSKEGIKTNVTLIFSANQALLAARAGASYVSPFVGRIDDISMDGLTLIQDITDIFAIHEIETEIIAASVRTPLHIIQCAKAGAHIATVPFKVLMQAMKHPLTDAGLAKFMEDWKQANQ, encoded by the coding sequence ATGAGATTCTTTATTGATACAGCAGAATTTGATGAGATTAAAGAGGCCTATGATTTTGGTTTTATTGATGGCGTAACTACAAACCCATCGCTTATCGTGAAAGCTAAACGCGATTTGAAACAAGTTATTTCTGAAATTGTAAACCTTGTTGATGGACCTGTTAGCGCAGAGGTTATTTCCTCTGATGCTGAAGGCATGGTGGCGGAAGCACATGACCTTGTGAAATTAGGCTCTAATGTGGTTATTAAAGTTCCTATGACTCCAGAAGGTCTTAAAGCCGTTGCTATTTTGAGCAAAGAAGGCATTAAAACGAATGTGACTTTGATTTTTTCTGCAAACCAAGCCTTATTAGCTGCTCGTGCAGGTGCAAGTTATGTGAGTCCATTTGTGGGTCGTATTGATGATATCAGCATGGATGGTCTTACATTGATTCAAGATATTACAGATATTTTCGCTATTCATGAAATTGAAACTGAAATTATTGCTGCAAGTGTGAGAACTCCGCTGCATATTATTCAATGTGCTAAAGCAGGTGCTCATATTGCAACTGTTCCATTTAAAGTACTCATGCAAGCTATGAAACATCCGTTGACTGATGCAGGACTTGCAAAATTTATGGAAGATTGGAAACAAGCTAATCAATAA